tattatgaaataattttagacGCCCAATATACAAAGTCTACCTCCCAAAACGTTCCTACCTCTCTCCAACACATAACCGCACATAGATAACTACTTTTGGACATCCTATTTTTATTAGGTTAAAAAGAGCAAATATTTGCAGCTATAGCACACAGGAAGAGTGTTTTGTATTTTAGTACCTGGACATGCAGATGAAATCATAGGAAGGGCTGATTTTGACTTCTCTTCACTAGCTGAATTCTTTTCTCTATACCGAGCTATGAATTCATTACAAGACTCAATAAGTGTTAAATCTCGACTGCTGCTAGTATCAAAAATGGCTTTCACTCCCAAAGACTTCAACAATGTTGTAAGTTTCTGAAATAcctgaaattatgaaaaaactGGTAGTGCCAGGAACATGTACCCAAAATAGACAATCCAAAAACTATTTGTCcagcaaaaataaataaagtacaaCAATGATTTCTACATATAAAATCTTACCTGAAGGGGAGATAGGCCAAAATGAACAGCAAGAGAAGCCCTAGACTGGGGAGAAAGGGAGAAAATTACAGCTTTTCCTTTGTTGAGGTTCAAAAGAAACTCATCTAAACTCTGCTTCTCAAGCATAACTGTCTCTGCAGAAGTTATACACCCACTGCGTGAAAATCATGCATTAGTGCACCAGTTTTGATTTTCTCTCCTTCCTCCATTCTTCCCCTGCACTTACTCACGGATACACACGCAAGTGCAGAGGAGGACTAAGTGACTATATCTAGCAACAGTGgtcataaaaaaacaaacacgtCCATCCTGAAAACTAGCACTATAGTTGTATTTACCTGCATGCTAAGCAGTCCTTGAGCGAGATCTTCACAGGCTCCGTCTGAGCTGCTTTAGGAGCCATCCTTGATTTCCCAGTATTCTGTTAACAAGCATAAACTAGACGAAGATgacaaacaaagaaaagaatggCAACAAACAAGATCATACTAAACGAGAATGCCACTTTCACAGGGGATCATGCACCAATTGATATTATACTTGAAAAAGGGAGCAACATAACCAAGCACTAAACTTCACTGATTGCAAAATCCATCtggaaatatttaataaactCTAACAGAAGTGATTGCAGTTGaacaatttcaacaaaaacaGGGAGcaaaaatttgtgaaattccAAACCAGTTGTCAATAACCTAGGTGATGATTATTGATTAAAAGAAGCAATTAATTACCTCAGTGTTAATGACACAGCCCTGTGATGGAGCTATGTAATCGTTCAAGTCGCCAATTCTGAGCGTGGCAGAAAATCTCTCCGACATTATCGCAGTCCCTGAAAAACGAAAGATTGATAATTAATGAGACGGCCGTGCGTTCCAGTTGAAGGTGGAGAGTCGGCGGAATTAGGGATTTGAAGATTTATAAAAGGGGATTGAAAGGCGGTGTGTATTCCAATGGGTTTCCTAGTCTGACTAACTTGCCTACTCGATAAAACTCAACAAGGAAAAACTGGGCAAATATTGCTGCTATTACTAGAATACAAGAGGAATAAGATGCATAAAAAAACTCTTACCAATTATTCGCAATGGGTGTGGACTGTGAAGCTTCAAGCTTTTATATACTTCTTCGTGGATGATGGAGAAGGAGGGATGAATAGGTGAAGAAACAGAGGCGTGGCCGGCTGGCGTCGGAGAACTCCGGCGTGAACGGCGCGGGAGAGTCGAAGAGCAAGTTGTTCACGTTGAAGGAGAATGTAACAAACAGATGCGCAAATGTGATGTCAAAATACAATTaagtgaaataataataagccAACAATTCCCACATTTATTTTTGACGAGATTGGGccatctatttttaaattaggatttgggCCGGCTATTTTAATGAGAAGAGTATGGTTTAGTTGAGGCctcaaaattatattcaagttttgaattagtagtatcatttttagatCATATTTGGACTTGGAGATGGCAATatcaatttcatgatttaattaatatacgaGAATTTCAGAAATTCCCTGAGTAtaagcaagaaaataaaacgaaCACTAATGTAGGATGCgtgcattattttttaagtttaattttttcctaaagtttgattagtatggtatatctttttttttaataaagagTTTTTCAAGTATGCTATTGGAGAGCGGAACGAAAGATCTGAGTTGAGGAGACCATGTTTCAAATACTATGTTTTCATATGAAAAGTGATGTGGGGTATGTTTGTCATGTCATACTTTGGTTTTGATTGAACTGTGGCTTTGCAATGTACTCCATCCGATCCCTAATAGAAGTCACATTTTTTACTGGacatgtattaaaaaattgtttaacttttGTAAACGAAAGTGGTAGattaagttagtggaatgtgagacctacttttatataatattaattttataataaaatgtgtgagagagagagttagtaaaatgtgggtccttttgccaaaaatagtaaaagtgaaatgagacttctattgagaaatggagggagtatgtttaaTGAATATGGGCCCTAGTATGGCTGCAAACCCTACTCGGAATGGTGTACACCAAGTAGATCGGGCGTCATCTTTTAAGTTGGTCGGTCTAGTTACTTGGAAAGTGACCACGTTCTTTGTCATGTATATTCAGATATGGAAGGATGATAATGGATGTAATGGGATGTGCATCCATGTTTTACgatgaaatattttggtgACTCGGACATATATAAAGTTAAAATCCTGAGATCACTCAATGGCAGCattccatatatttttaagaaaatttatatttcggcatgtgttcactgagtatatcaaattcTTTGCCATGCTTGCATATGTTTTAAAGGTTAAACGATAATGACAATGAGCGGTGTTGAGCAAAGATAGTGAATGTCTTGATAGAATAGTGTTTGGATGCatcatgtcttcatacatggcgtCATTCGACTCTTGAACACTTTTGCtaaacattaatatttttttttaaatcatgtaTTGCTATAATATTATTCCAGTCGAGGTTATATATTAACCTACAAATCTTAATTATGCCATTTCTTAATTTGTCAATAAATCAACGACCTACCATGGATCTCacctaaaaaatttaatagtactcattaattaatttatcaatagATTAAactatctttattttatcatccTCTTGCCAcgaattaatttttatataagataattttgcgcatttaatattatcaatcataatattaatacttcaaaagagtacatcattcaaatataccaACACTACACATTATCCTATCCTGAATGCCAAACAAGCCTTTGATCACTACTTTTAGCTTGTAACATGGCTCAAGGGAGAGACTCGAACTTGCATGAATTGTGACCTGTCATTCAGAGCATTTGCATTATAAACTTTCACAGAACAGAGGTTTTAACAATAAACTAGTATCACGGCCgaaataattttctatatgAACTTATTCAAAATTGTGAATTCATATTTAAGACATGAGAAACAAAATCGTTACATCAATTTCtaaactcaaaaataaatacaataacaattcattatatcaataaaaactatataatcaaataatgctTGGGTGGCTAAGATCTACTCTATTTCAGCAACATATTTCTAATtgttaaatgaatttatgaatacgattttataatttgcgattaaattttaaagaatacaTATTTGAATTCCATAGTTGGATAGATAGCAAATGATTTATctctattaaatataataaatccataccaatttattataaatagaaattaataatttatttatctctaTTAAATATAACACAAGACATTTAATATAATCAATCCATAACTATAGGGATAGATCGTGCCAAACTTAAacagaaattaataattttgccaaattaaaaaattgaatattgagCCAAATTAGATAaagaaatccaaaattataaaacgGCTAAACCCCAATGCCCCTATAAGTAATTTCTTAACATTAAATATtcgaacaaataaaattacaaccaCTACTCATATTGTTaagtttaattgaattaaatttgatttcaatggTGAGTGTCTTCcatttattaaagaaaatatgttattagttattagagTTCCACTAATCATACGTTCTaacatataatcatatttttagagGTCTCTTAATCCCACAATTTACATTTGATCTTTAATcgtaaatatgaattaatcgttttgcatttaaaatatattactccattttttaagaaaaacggttgtttttagtttaagttttaatatgcCCGCTTAGTAAAAACAAACGTATGAAGTTAGATTcagcaaaattataaatacgtGGAAAATCATattgtacattattatttttgtaaaatggaaaaatgactctgaCCGTGAgaccaaaaaataaagcaaatttccatcacacaaaacaaaaaaaaatacactaaagaatgtataattaccatttctcctaatgagatttaagatattgtttatcaaaagctataatttaagattCCATTGGTGAGAAACTTCCTAGTCGAGCTGAATTTCATTGCAATATAGTGATCTTATACACTAAAAACCCAAACCTTAGAAGTTAAATCCTAaacccttaactttaaaatatacttcctctgtctcattagaaatgcaacattttcctttttgggttatCCTACTAAAGGAATGTTTAGGGGATGTAATAGAAGGAATGAAATACATATACGTAagctaaaaaaatgaaatgcaaagctagacatttttttttccaccaCGCTCATGAGTCCatgacaattttaattaacagaattgatatttatagaaaatttagTAGCTTTTGACATTCTAATCCGATAATGCCTTTTACATTCTTCTCTATTGACTCTTAGGGATCcaagtataatttattataaattgaagTAGTAATAAATGGCATAGAAATGTTTAACCGTTCTCGATGGAAGATTTTGTTTAATCTGAACCAAAAATGTGTAGAAGTTCAACCACTACCCATATTGTTAggttttattgatttttttttaattttttttaatttaaatgactTTTAGCATTCTTCTCATTCGTGAATTTTAATGAGCCAGTGTGGCACATTGTATTCCAAGTAACCCACGCATCTCATAATAAACTTTGAATAAATTCTGGgtattaaatgcattaatagtatttaattatcctaattaaattttaatagttactattactatattaatttctaaaatgatTGATGGAGTCGTGTATTAGTGGAGAGTCATTTGAGGTTTAGTCTTTGTAACATTATTGTTACAATATTGATAGAGTCGTGTATTAATGGCATTAACATATCTCAGCTACCTAAATTACCTTCAAAAACATCTCTCAGTTACCTAAATTACCCTCAAAACtacccttttatatatgtatagatagattatTACACAAACCAATAAAtcatagaaaaagaaaaagaaaaacagagATCTTGTTACTATAAATCATTagtaatgataaatatattgagcagaatatttttttccatccTTTAATTTCCCCTTTCtcctttttctccttttaaaTGAGAAAGAAACTCGCAACAGGCAAATAACATGGTATGTTGCTTCTACTACTGTGAAAATCCACATTTTGTGatgcatattaatttcttCCAATTTCAAAATCCGGTTGCAGTCAATTCatgaagaaattaatttattcaaattcaaaatgaaagtatttaattatcaaaaagCTGTCATGTCCACATAAAGAATTCCCTGATCTAAACAGGCAAATGGAATAATCTTAAAATGCAAGCAAATTATAAAACCtagattataataaaaatatattgatctTACTTGGATCGAGATCAGATATAAGTGCAGCAGCATTGAAATAACAACTGCCTCCTTTGTGCTTCATGTTTTGATAGTAGCTGTTGAATGCATATGAGGAGTGGTCCTTGACTGTGTTAGGAAGGTAGCACGGCCCATTCTCTCCGATGGCGCTGCAGTCCGCCCCATTGCTGCAGGCCCACTTCATGGCTTGCTCGAGCACATCTTCGGGTGTTTGCTCGTCCGCAATGCAATAGTCTTGGAACTGTCCATCTAATTAAAACCATCGCAAAATAAatccaataattaatactTACTCCACCtcattcattttgaaattaagCAGTGTAAATCGgcataaatatagaaaatgctACCAGAATTATGCAATAGCGAGAGCAGGAAGAAGAGAGCGATTAGAGCCTTGATCAACATCTTCATCACAAATGATTTCAGTTTTACAAAAATGTATAGGGGGGTGGCTTCAAAGGCAAAACTCCTATCTTTATATAAAGATGGATGTGGAGGTTAAATAAATTTAGCTTTTTCTGCACATATCAGcgtaaaagataaaaatggaATGTGGTAATTAGTAATTACTCCAATTCTCATTCTTCAACGTTTGTAATCAGTTGCCATTTATTATGCTGATTGCATTTCTTTCATTATATAGATTTTGTGTTTGACTGGAACTAGTCATACGCATAGAGTAATtcctaa
The nucleotide sequence above comes from Salvia hispanica cultivar TCC Black 2014 chromosome 5, UniMelb_Shisp_WGS_1.0, whole genome shotgun sequence. Encoded proteins:
- the LOC125191408 gene encoding PLASMODESMATA CALLOSE-BINDING PROTEIN 3-like; translated protein: MKMLIKALIALFFLLSLLHNSDGQFQDYCIADEQTPEDVLEQAMKWACSNGADCSAIGENGPCYLPNTVKDHSSYAFNSYYQNMKHKGGSCYFNAAALISDLDPSHNSCKFESLP